From Pseudomonadota bacterium, a single genomic window includes:
- a CDS encoding MotA/TolQ/ExbB proton channel family protein, translating into MLDLLSKGGLLVWPILICSLVGWFIFFQKLLVFRSAAGRKDGESVLIRLVNDGLIDQAKEFAAGHTPPRTRRLTAAERLLVEILGSEIKDRDTLEILLSHGVEREVRHLSGNLGTLAVLGNISPLLGLLGTVVGMIKAFMVVENMGGRVNASLLAGGIWEAMLTTACGLIVAIPLMIFHNYLLGKLHLLQSDLEEVAIRVIKGWPE; encoded by the coding sequence ATGCTCGATCTTCTTTCAAAGGGCGGACTTCTGGTCTGGCCGATACTCATCTGCTCCCTGGTCGGCTGGTTCATCTTCTTTCAAAAACTGCTGGTCTTTCGCTCCGCCGCGGGCAGAAAAGATGGCGAAAGCGTCCTGATCAGACTGGTGAATGACGGGCTGATCGACCAGGCGAAAGAGTTCGCCGCAGGCCATACCCCTCCTCGCACCAGGAGGCTGACCGCCGCCGAAAGACTTCTCGTTGAAATACTCGGTTCAGAAATCAAAGATCGGGACACTCTGGAAATACTGCTGAGTCACGGGGTGGAAAGAGAAGTCAGACATCTTTCCGGCAACCTTGGCACCCTGGCCGTTCTCGGCAACATCTCTCCCCTGCTCGGTCTTCTCGGAACAGTCGTCGGAATGATCAAGGCATTCATGGTTGTCGAAAACATGGGCGGCCGGGTCAATGCCTCGCTGCTCGCCGGAGGAATCTGGGAGGCCATGCTGACCACCGCCTGCGGGCTGATCGTCGCCATTCCGCTGATGATCTTCCACAATTACCTGCTCGGGAAACTCCATCTCCTTCAGTCGGATCTTGAGGAAGTGGCCATCCGGGTCATCAAGGGCTGGCCGGAATAA
- a CDS encoding FkbM family methyltransferase → MNLNNRTASITIVDNIQVTVPASLQLMTPYVLHEQGDWFEDEIKFLRTFIKPGMKIIDIGANYGLYTLTLAGIAGDQGKVWAFEPTGATVSCLRKSIADNGFNNIELIQAGLSDKIRKANFFTGPNSELNSLSKESVAGNQQETVLLLTLDHCAKKYQWGDIDFIKLDAEGEESNILKKGRSFLSSSSPLIMFELKHGEKVNLSLINRFESLGYDSYRLIPGLDVLVPFNPDEPFDPYLLNLFCCRKDKAALLEAEQYLVKQSGQQECPPDAGMIREYLLQFPFGNSISGLHFLAGTSEDYLKIFTSYILSRSESASAAERVGYLSTALQGVRDILEKGEHGIEHLAVFARVAFSAGERALGVGILRDLMNRHISGRDLEIAEPFLPVCPRYDAISPHDDINEWLLSSILEQYISKHAFSSYFTRRTSLPLLEKLGELGYMDDQMKKTEDMIKRVFPS, encoded by the coding sequence ATGAATTTGAACAACCGGACCGCCAGCATAACAATCGTCGATAATATTCAAGTGACGGTTCCCGCCTCGTTACAGCTCATGACGCCATACGTTCTGCATGAGCAGGGTGACTGGTTTGAGGATGAAATAAAGTTTCTCCGGACCTTCATCAAACCGGGCATGAAAATAATAGATATCGGGGCAAATTATGGTCTTTATACCCTTACCCTTGCCGGGATTGCAGGCGATCAGGGGAAAGTGTGGGCTTTTGAGCCTACTGGGGCAACGGTTTCCTGTTTAAGAAAGAGCATTGCGGACAACGGTTTCAACAACATCGAACTCATTCAGGCGGGGCTTTCAGACAAAATCAGGAAGGCGAATTTCTTCACCGGCCCTAATTCGGAACTCAACAGTTTGTCAAAGGAATCGGTGGCAGGAAACCAGCAGGAAACGGTTCTGCTGTTGACGCTCGATCATTGCGCGAAGAAATATCAATGGGGGGATATCGATTTCATCAAGCTTGACGCTGAAGGAGAGGAAAGCAATATCCTGAAGAAAGGCAGAAGTTTTCTTTCTTCGTCCTCTCCGTTGATCATGTTTGAGCTGAAACACGGGGAGAAGGTCAACCTGTCCCTCATCAACCGTTTTGAAAGCCTGGGATATGACAGTTATCGCCTTATCCCGGGACTTGATGTTCTGGTTCCATTCAATCCTGATGAGCCTTTTGATCCCTATCTCTTGAATCTGTTCTGCTGCAGGAAGGACAAGGCGGCACTTCTTGAGGCGGAACAATATCTGGTAAAACAAAGCGGTCAACAGGAGTGTCCTCCTGATGCCGGGATGATCAGGGAATATTTACTTCAATTTCCATTCGGAAATTCCATCAGCGGTCTTCACTTTCTGGCCGGAACCTCAGAGGATTATCTGAAGATATTCACCTCTTACATTCTTTCCCGTTCAGAATCAGCAAGTGCAGCGGAAAGGGTCGGGTATCTGTCTACCGCATTACAGGGTGTTCGCGATATACTTGAAAAAGGCGAACATGGAATTGAGCATCTGGCCGTTTTTGCAAGAGTTGCTTTTTCTGCAGGAGAAAGAGCTCTCGGGGTAGGAATTTTAAGAGACCTGATGAACCGCCACATCAGTGGTCGGGATCTGGAAATTGCTGAACCTTTTTTGCCGGTTTGTCCAAGATACGATGCCATATCTCCCCATGATGATATCAATGAGTGGCTGTTGTCTTCGATTCTTGAACAATACATCTCAAAACACGCGTTTTCTTCATATTTTACCCGCCGCACTTCATTGCCTCTCCTGGAAAAACTTGGGGAGCTCGGCTACATGGATGACCAGATGAAGAAAACAGAAGATATGATCAAGAGGGTTTTTCCTTCATAA
- a CDS encoding biopolymer transporter ExbD, which translates to MLRFPRKEQTASVIPLTALIDIVFLLLIYFLLTSNFIEQDSMDIKLPRVETPGILHQENLVVMIDRKGDYYIDSKKIPDRDLAETLEIWLRYSKTGSVLVKADRRVVYDRVIHLMDLAKKQGATKLMLATEPK; encoded by the coding sequence ATGCTTCGATTTCCCCGAAAGGAACAGACCGCGAGCGTCATTCCCCTCACCGCCCTGATTGATATCGTTTTTCTGCTTCTGATCTATTTTCTCCTGACCAGCAACTTTATCGAGCAGGACTCGATGGATATAAAACTCCCGAGAGTCGAGACGCCAGGCATCTTACACCAGGAAAACCTTGTGGTGATGATTGACAGGAAGGGAGACTACTACATCGACAGCAAGAAAATTCCCGATCGGGATCTTGCTGAGACCCTTGAGATCTGGCTGCGTTATTCAAAGACCGGAAGCGTCTTGGTGAAAGCGGACCGGCGGGTGGTTTATGATCGGGTTATTCACCTGATGGACCTGGCCAAAAAACAGGGCGCCACAAAACTCATGCTCGCTACTGAACCGAAATGA
- the folP gene encoding dihydropteroate synthase, which produces MKNSDLNGPAAENRVRVMGILNVTPDSFSDGGRFTSKAAVLHQVEKMIDDGADIIDIGGESSRPFAEPVSPAEEAARVIPVITAIRKEFSIPISIDTTKAVIARQALDHGANIINDISALRFDPAMAELAGERACPVVLMHMQGTPGNMQNAPQYSDVIAEISAFLKERIAFAEGRGISRDKIIIDPGIGFGKTLAHNLAILSHLDQFQALGCRILLGHSRKAFIGTILNREVTDRDTGTAILTALCAAKGVDIVRVHDVDKTVQALTLAKTLSLSAN; this is translated from the coding sequence ATGAAGAATTCCGATCTTAACGGTCCTGCCGCCGAAAACCGAGTCCGGGTGATGGGCATTCTAAATGTCACCCCGGACTCTTTCTCCGATGGCGGGCGGTTCACCTCAAAAGCTGCTGTCCTGCATCAGGTTGAAAAGATGATCGATGATGGCGCAGACATCATCGATATCGGCGGAGAATCAAGCCGTCCGTTCGCTGAGCCTGTATCTCCAGCCGAAGAAGCGGCCAGAGTCATCCCGGTCATCACGGCCATCCGCAAAGAGTTTTCCATCCCGATCTCCATCGATACCACCAAGGCAGTCATCGCCCGACAGGCGCTGGATCATGGCGCAAACATAATCAATGATATCAGTGCACTACGCTTCGACCCGGCGATGGCCGAACTTGCCGGGGAAAGAGCGTGCCCGGTGGTCCTCATGCACATGCAGGGCACACCCGGAAACATGCAGAACGCGCCGCAATACAGTGATGTAATCGCCGAAATCAGCGCCTTTCTCAAGGAAAGAATCGCTTTTGCCGAGGGCCGGGGAATCAGCCGGGACAAGATTATCATCGACCCGGGCATCGGTTTCGGCAAAACCCTGGCGCACAATCTTGCCATCCTCAGTCATCTTGATCAATTTCAGGCCCTCGGCTGCCGGATCCTGCTCGGACACTCACGCAAGGCCTTCATCGGGACCATTCTGAATCGGGAAGTCACCGACCGTGACACCGGCACCGCGATCCTCACGGCCCTCTGCGCTGCAAAGGGAGTGGATATCGTCCGGGTCCATGACGTGGACAAAACCGTGCAGGCATTAACTCTTGCCAAAACCCTGAGTCTCTCCGCAAACTGA
- the nifJ gene encoding pyruvate:ferredoxin (flavodoxin) oxidoreductase has product MSRKMVTIDGNQACTHVAYATSEVITIYPITPSSPMAAEADTKATAKQENIWGSIPVVTQMQSEGGVAGALHGSLTTGALCTTFTASQGLLLMLPNMFKIAGELTPTVFHITARSLAYQGLSIFGDHSDVMAARQTGWAMLCSQNVQECQDMALISTQAALQSRIPFMHFFDGFRTSHEIQKIEQLTTDDMSKMIDEKLVVAHRERGLTPDRPMMRGTAQNPDVYFTGRETTNKYYQACPTIVQKTMDKFAKLTGRQYHLFDYMGAPNAEDVIVMMGSGAETVAATVEHLIKNKKKVGLVIVRLFRPFDSAAMVSALPKSVKRITVLDRCKEPGSAGDPLYLDIRTAVGEGVEAKTLKSAPTILGGRYGLGSAEFTPAMVKAVFDNMAAKKPKNHFCVGPDDDVAKTSLKYDPNFSIEGKDVVRAMFYGLGADGTVGANKNTIKIIGTETPNSAQGYFVYDSKKSGSITTSHLRFGKNKIVAPYLITKANFVACHNFTFLDKYDMLTNLEDNGTFLLTTTFNKDQVWKQLPSQVQKDLIAKKTKFYIIDAIKLAEALGLGARINMIMQTAFFLISGILTKDEAIKAIKGAIKKTYGKKGDKVVEMNYGAVDAAVNNIVEVKIPKTAGGHAKPPVVPADAPDFVKNVTAKMIEGKGDQIKVSQMPDDGTWPTGTTQYEKRNIAVHVPEWLPENCIQCGRCSLVCPHASIRMKIVKPADLKKSPKSFKTVDAVGAQFKGRKTTIQVFTEDCCGCTLCVNVCPAKTKALKMIDNNEALRVQESTNVKYFLALPEVPNSDIDTSTVKGSQLKQPLMEFSGACAGCGETPYIKLATQMFGDRMMIANATGCSSIYGGNLPTTPYTKRADGRGPSWANSLFEDNAEFGLGMRNSVNKLAAQAIELLDKAVAEKLITKKVASDLSNASQKTQDEIEAQRDRVAKLKKDLAKSKSKIATRLLPVADYLVKKSVWIIGGDGWAYDIGYGGLDHVLASGENVNVLILDTEVYSNTGGQMSKSTPRAATAQFAAGGKKMPKKDIGMIFSTYGNVYVAKVAMGANPMQVAKAFAEAEAYDGPSLIIAYSHCINHGLNLAKGLEQQQLAVNCGHWPLYRYNPDLEAEGKNPLHIDSKAPSIPFANYALNENRYRMLKMMNPEHAEELMEMSQKDVDKSWKFLEGRAKALEPCGSCCDNKTPAATKKAAPAKKAAPAKKTAAKKKK; this is encoded by the coding sequence ATGTCCCGAAAAATGGTAACCATTGACGGTAACCAGGCGTGTACCCACGTGGCCTATGCCACCAGTGAGGTCATCACCATTTACCCGATCACTCCGTCTTCGCCGATGGCGGCCGAAGCCGACACCAAAGCGACCGCCAAACAGGAGAATATCTGGGGTTCGATTCCGGTCGTCACCCAGATGCAGTCGGAAGGTGGTGTTGCCGGTGCCCTGCACGGCAGTCTGACCACCGGTGCCCTGTGTACCACCTTCACCGCCTCCCAGGGGCTTCTCCTGATGCTCCCCAATATGTTCAAAATCGCCGGCGAGCTGACCCCCACAGTTTTTCACATCACCGCCCGCTCCCTGGCCTATCAGGGGTTGTCGATCTTCGGCGACCACAGCGATGTCATGGCCGCCCGTCAGACCGGTTGGGCGATGCTCTGCTCCCAGAACGTCCAGGAATGCCAGGACATGGCGCTGATCTCCACCCAGGCCGCCCTGCAGAGCCGTATTCCCTTCATGCATTTCTTCGACGGGTTCCGGACCTCGCACGAGATCCAGAAGATCGAGCAGCTCACCACCGACGACATGAGCAAGATGATCGATGAGAAGCTGGTCGTCGCCCACCGTGAGCGCGGCCTTACTCCGGACCGACCGATGATGCGCGGTACCGCCCAGAACCCGGACGTATACTTCACCGGCCGTGAAACCACCAACAAGTACTATCAGGCCTGTCCGACCATCGTCCAGAAAACCATGGACAAATTCGCCAAACTGACCGGTCGCCAGTACCATCTCTTCGATTACATGGGCGCACCGAACGCCGAAGACGTGATTGTAATGATGGGTTCCGGAGCCGAAACCGTTGCCGCAACCGTTGAGCACCTGATCAAGAACAAGAAGAAAGTCGGCCTGGTCATTGTCCGCCTTTTCCGCCCGTTTGATTCTGCCGCGATGGTCAGCGCCCTGCCAAAATCGGTAAAACGGATCACCGTTCTCGACCGCTGTAAGGAACCGGGCAGCGCCGGCGACCCGCTGTACCTTGATATCCGCACCGCGGTCGGTGAAGGCGTTGAAGCCAAGACCCTGAAGAGCGCCCCGACCATCCTGGGCGGCCGCTACGGTCTCGGTTCCGCCGAATTCACCCCGGCCATGGTGAAAGCAGTTTTCGACAACATGGCTGCCAAGAAACCGAAAAACCATTTCTGCGTCGGACCCGACGATGATGTCGCCAAAACGAGCCTCAAATACGACCCCAACTTCAGCATCGAGGGCAAGGACGTGGTCCGGGCCATGTTCTACGGTCTTGGTGCGGACGGCACCGTCGGCGCCAACAAGAACACCATCAAGATCATCGGCACCGAGACCCCGAACAGCGCCCAGGGCTACTTCGTTTACGACTCCAAAAAGTCCGGCTCCATCACCACCAGCCATCTGCGCTTCGGCAAGAACAAGATCGTTGCCCCTTACCTGATCACCAAGGCGAATTTCGTGGCCTGCCACAATTTCACCTTCCTGGACAAGTACGACATGCTGACCAACCTGGAAGACAACGGCACCTTCCTGCTCACCACCACCTTCAACAAGGACCAGGTCTGGAAACAGCTGCCTTCTCAGGTTCAAAAGGACCTGATTGCCAAGAAGACCAAATTCTATATCATCGATGCGATCAAACTTGCTGAGGCTTTGGGACTCGGCGCGCGGATCAACATGATCATGCAGACCGCCTTCTTCCTGATCTCCGGCATCCTCACCAAGGATGAAGCGATCAAGGCGATCAAGGGCGCCATCAAGAAAACCTACGGCAAGAAAGGCGACAAGGTTGTCGAGATGAACTACGGCGCCGTTGATGCCGCAGTCAACAACATCGTTGAGGTCAAGATCCCCAAAACAGCGGGCGGCCATGCCAAGCCTCCGGTCGTTCCGGCCGACGCCCCTGATTTCGTAAAAAATGTCACCGCCAAGATGATCGAGGGCAAGGGTGACCAGATCAAGGTTTCCCAGATGCCCGATGACGGCACCTGGCCCACCGGCACCACCCAGTACGAAAAGCGGAATATCGCTGTTCATGTTCCCGAATGGCTGCCGGAAAACTGCATCCAGTGCGGACGCTGCTCTCTGGTCTGCCCCCATGCATCAATCCGGATGAAGATCGTCAAACCGGCCGACCTGAAAAAATCGCCGAAGAGCTTCAAGACCGTTGATGCGGTCGGCGCCCAGTTCAAGGGCCGCAAGACCACCATTCAGGTTTTCACCGAAGACTGCTGCGGTTGTACCCTGTGCGTCAATGTCTGCCCGGCCAAGACCAAGGCCCTGAAGATGATCGACAACAACGAGGCACTGCGGGTCCAGGAATCGACCAACGTCAAGTACTTCCTCGCCCTGCCGGAAGTTCCAAACAGCGACATCGACACCTCCACCGTCAAGGGCAGCCAGCTGAAGCAGCCTTTGATGGAGTTCTCCGGCGCCTGTGCAGGCTGCGGCGAAACCCCATACATCAAGCTCGCCACCCAGATGTTCGGCGACCGGATGATGATCGCCAACGCCACCGGCTGTTCTTCGATCTACGGCGGCAACCTGCCCACCACCCCTTACACCAAGCGGGCAGACGGTCGCGGTCCTTCCTGGGCCAACTCGCTCTTCGAGGACAACGCCGAGTTCGGTCTGGGGATGCGGAATTCCGTTAACAAACTCGCCGCGCAGGCGATTGAGCTGCTTGACAAGGCGGTCGCCGAGAAACTGATCACCAAGAAGGTCGCCAGCGACCTGAGCAATGCCTCCCAGAAGACCCAGGACGAAATCGAGGCCCAGCGCGACCGGGTTGCCAAACTGAAAAAAGACCTGGCCAAGAGCAAATCAAAAATCGCCACCCGGTTGCTTCCGGTTGCCGATTACCTGGTCAAGAAATCGGTCTGGATCATCGGCGGTGACGGCTGGGCCTATGACATCGGCTACGGCGGTCTTGACCACGTGCTCGCTTCCGGCGAAAACGTGAACGTCCTGATCCTCGACACCGAGGTCTACTCCAACACCGGCGGCCAGATGTCAAAATCTACCCCCCGTGCCGCCACCGCCCAGTTCGCGGCCGGCGGCAAGAAGATGCCGAAGAAGGACATCGGCATGATCTTCTCCACCTACGGCAACGTCTACGTCGCCAAGGTGGCGATGGGCGCCAACCCGATGCAGGTCGCCAAGGCCTTCGCCGAGGCGGAAGCCTATGACGGACCGTCACTGATCATTGCCTACTCACACTGCATCAACCACGGCCTCAACCTGGCCAAGGGTCTTGAGCAGCAGCAGCTGGCAGTAAACTGCGGACACTGGCCGCTCTATCGCTACAACCCGGATCTGGAAGCGGAAGGCAAAAACCCGCTGCACATCGATTCCAAGGCGCCGTCGATTCCTTTCGCGAATTACGCGCTGAATGAGAACCGCTACCGGATGCTGAAGATGATGAACCCTGAGCACGCCGAAGAGCTGATGGAGATGTCCCAGAAGGACGTTGACAAGAGCTGGAAGTTCCTGGAAGGACGAGCCAAAGCCCTTGAGCCTTGCGGAAGCTGCTGTGACAACAAGACCCCTGCAGCTACAAAAAAAGCAGCTCCCGCAAAAAAAGCGGCACCGGCAAAAAAGACAGCTGCCAAAAAGAAAAAGTAA
- a CDS encoding class I adenylate cyclase, whose translation MIKAIAFNESKAAFLFKIIPFLLHANYPDLPGFVDNEQCCFGICRLNPEKLVSQDLFSKYFPTSSALYHHTPDPFAAKPVIHSVKTIGSIGTIAQTEKSDCDYWLSIRQKDLTEKELELLGLKCTLIEEWADTRGIEVHFFLMDIEQTRENRFDTMADKESAGTALKTLLKDELFRTHILVAGKMLLWWLIPPGLTEEGYHQYVAKLAADRTIKNENFIDLGYMADIPKPEIFGACLWQMNKALNSPFKSVIKFAYLEMLMSEKHQHLPLFSDRIKSYVTFPEHQPDQKEKIRIADIDPYLLLARDIASFYQLDKSGEKSASLIKECLFMKTLEGMASQKKKGGEDNRIRQTMILMKNWQLLPARFEHFSKLIQWDYRELVDFGSKVHDYLIETYKRLREIFWTMDKELTISERDISTLGRKLFTFYEKKENKIEYIRSISRETMAQKNITFHITRYEDQDYYYAFQGKHSSVDIKEKTRYIIKRELRPLNLVTWLLTNGILTPKTKLHITKSSMALDLYDLQSLLEKMFQVFPPINFGHISAEQLLEAERVIQALVVVNIEKKPVMGGKTLESSIITTNSYGEYFIHDYHNITQLKNALQLLLTRHFVSRWNNNLDFFTPEQKESHQIKQLLFN comes from the coding sequence ATGATCAAGGCCATCGCCTTCAATGAATCCAAGGCGGCCTTTCTGTTCAAGATCATTCCTTTCCTGCTGCACGCGAATTATCCTGATCTGCCGGGATTTGTCGACAATGAACAGTGTTGTTTCGGCATATGTCGGTTGAACCCTGAAAAACTTGTCAGCCAGGATCTCTTCAGCAAATACTTTCCTACCTCATCCGCCCTCTATCATCACACTCCCGATCCCTTTGCCGCAAAACCCGTGATTCATTCCGTAAAGACGATCGGCTCCATCGGAACCATCGCCCAGACTGAGAAATCAGACTGCGACTACTGGCTCAGCATCCGACAAAAGGATTTGACTGAAAAGGAGCTGGAGCTGCTTGGCCTGAAGTGCACCCTTATTGAGGAGTGGGCAGACACCAGGGGTATTGAAGTGCATTTTTTTCTGATGGATATCGAGCAAACCCGGGAAAATCGTTTCGACACCATGGCAGACAAGGAATCCGCCGGGACAGCGCTCAAGACCTTGCTGAAGGATGAGCTGTTCAGAACCCATATCCTGGTCGCCGGCAAAATGCTTCTCTGGTGGCTTATCCCTCCGGGCCTGACCGAGGAAGGATATCACCAATATGTGGCAAAACTGGCTGCCGACCGGACTATAAAAAATGAAAATTTCATTGACCTCGGCTACATGGCCGATATTCCGAAACCGGAAATCTTCGGTGCCTGTCTCTGGCAGATGAACAAAGCCCTCAACAGCCCCTTCAAATCTGTGATCAAATTCGCCTATCTGGAGATGCTGATGAGCGAAAAACATCAACACCTCCCCCTGTTTTCCGACCGGATAAAAAGCTATGTCACTTTTCCCGAACACCAGCCCGATCAAAAAGAAAAGATCAGGATCGCGGATATTGACCCCTATCTTCTTCTCGCCAGAGATATCGCCTCCTTCTATCAGCTGGACAAGAGCGGTGAGAAGAGTGCCTCGCTGATCAAGGAATGCCTCTTCATGAAGACCCTCGAAGGAATGGCTTCCCAGAAAAAAAAAGGGGGCGAGGACAACAGGATCCGACAGACCATGATCCTGATGAAAAACTGGCAGCTCCTGCCCGCCAGATTCGAACACTTCTCCAAATTGATTCAATGGGATTACCGGGAGCTTGTTGACTTCGGGAGCAAGGTCCATGACTATCTGATCGAAACATACAAAAGGCTTCGGGAAATCTTCTGGACGATGGACAAAGAACTCACGATTTCCGAAAGGGACATCTCCACTCTGGGCAGAAAGCTGTTCACCTTTTATGAAAAGAAAGAGAACAAGATCGAATACATCCGGAGCATCTCCAGGGAAACAATGGCCCAGAAGAACATCACCTTTCATATCACCCGGTATGAGGATCAGGATTATTATTACGCCTTTCAGGGGAAGCACAGCAGTGTGGACATCAAGGAAAAAACCAGATACATCATCAAACGGGAGTTACGACCGCTGAATCTTGTGACGTGGCTCTTGACAAACGGCATTCTCACCCCGAAGACCAAGCTGCATATCACCAAGTCATCCATGGCCCTCGACCTGTATGATCTCCAGTCGCTTCTGGAAAAGATGTTTCAGGTTTTTCCACCGATCAATTTCGGCCACATTTCCGCAGAGCAACTTCTTGAAGCGGAACGGGTTATCCAGGCCCTGGTGGTGGTAAATATTGAAAAGAAACCCGTCATGGGCGGGAAAACCCTTGAGTCTTCAATCATCACCACCAACAGTTACGGTGAGTACTTCATCCACGACTACCACAATATCACCCAGCTGAAAAATGCCCTGCAGCTTCTTCTCACCAGGCATTTCGTCAGCCGCTGGAACAACAATCTCGATTTTTTCACCCCGGAACAGAAAGAATCTCACCAGATCAAACAGCTTTTATTCAATTGA
- a CDS encoding cupin domain-containing protein, with protein sequence MKPTDFIEHPEGGRYREVFRSSSVIQTSRGSSRSALTHIYFSLEEGEMSRFHKVASDEVWNLYQGAGLYLYLWDGTESLPERVTLSEAENCFCNVVPAGTWQAAEPIAGKVLAGCSVAPGFEFLDFELITPESDTARRLFTIAPELQRFTSP encoded by the coding sequence GTGAAGCCGACAGATTTTATTGAACATCCGGAAGGTGGCAGATACCGGGAGGTATTCAGATCGTCTTCCGTCATCCAGACCTCTCGCGGTTCGTCCAGATCTGCACTTACCCATATTTACTTCTCGCTGGAGGAAGGCGAGATGAGCCGTTTTCACAAGGTAGCCAGTGATGAGGTCTGGAATTTGTACCAGGGTGCAGGACTCTATCTCTATCTCTGGGATGGAACGGAGTCGCTTCCGGAGCGGGTGACGCTTTCCGAAGCAGAAAACTGTTTCTGCAACGTCGTGCCTGCCGGAACCTGGCAGGCTGCGGAACCGATAGCCGGGAAAGTGCTGGCAGGCTGTTCGGTCGCGCCCGGCTTTGAGTTCCTCGATTTTGAGCTGATTACTCCCGAATCAGATACGGCCAGGCGGCTTTTCACGATTGCTCCGGAACTGCAGAGATTTACCTCGCCCTGA
- a CDS encoding flagellar basal body-associated FliL family protein: MADEKEAQGAEAEATPRKKSKAMLFILIGVGILMLGGGGFFAYTKFLAQKPAPVPENQIESVQPEVIGAIYKLSAFTVNLADPKGKRYLKLQVELELENELAVELATKAEPKLRDMVIMLLTSLTFEDVMTPEGKIRIRDELLDRFNRIMRPEKVKNIYFTEFVVQ, from the coding sequence ATGGCTGACGAAAAGGAAGCCCAGGGGGCTGAAGCAGAAGCGACACCCAGGAAAAAATCCAAGGCAATGTTGTTCATCCTGATCGGTGTCGGGATTTTGATGCTGGGCGGTGGCGGCTTTTTTGCCTATACGAAATTCCTTGCCCAGAAACCGGCGCCAGTACCTGAGAACCAGATAGAATCGGTCCAGCCTGAAGTGATCGGCGCGATCTACAAGCTGAGCGCCTTCACGGTGAACCTTGCCGACCCCAAAGGGAAACGTTATCTGAAACTCCAGGTTGAACTGGAACTTGAAAACGAACTTGCGGTAGAGCTTGCCACAAAAGCGGAACCAAAATTAAGGGATATGGTTATCATGCTCCTGACCAGTTTGACCTTTGAGGATGTAATGACCCCTGAAGGCAAGATCCGGATCAGGGACGAACTCCTCGACCGGTTCAACAGAATCATGCGCCCGGAAAAAGTGAAAAACATCTACTTCACCGAGTTTGTTGTTCAATAA